ATAATTACTCTGGGGTTTTGCTTGAGTTGGGGGTTTGCAGTTGTGGTCTTTTGGGAGTGTTTAGCTAGGTTGTTTGTGAAGTTGATCAAAGTAGCTAGGTTGTTTGTGCAGTCTGAATGAACAACTTTAGTAGACCAGGTAGGAGAGGATTTTTCTCTGTCAGTCAGCCTTACACTTAGAGCTTCAGCAACCTCATTTACAGAGATGTGAGCGGTCTGATTGTTCACGTGTTGCATGTTTGTAGAACTCCTTGACCAGAGGCACACAAACTTCTCTTTTAGTTATTGTATAGACATTTTCCCAATCCTGATGAAATAGATCAGAGATCCCTGCGATCTTGACATGGAGAAATACTTCCGTTTCCAGATAACTTGGGGAGAGGATAAAATTTTCTCCAAGGATTGATCATCTTGTTTTCGCAGTTGGTTTTGCTTCATTGCTTCTAGGCTTGACCGATTTGGCTTTTCTTCTAGTGATAACATTCTGTTCCTTATTCGAGTGGTTAAACTTGGTATTTTTCCTTTCGAAATTTTTGCTGATTGGAGATCCTGCCATGAAGGAGTATCTGAGGTTTGAAAAAAATTTAGACAGAGAGATTTTTTTCCTAAACTATCCAGTGACAAAGGGATTACCAGAATGACGATAGGATTAATGGAAGGTTTGGTGTAGAGATATCTTTGAATTTGAACTGGAAGGGATTCTTGAAGGTAGTGTAAGTTCTTCCCTGATATTCAAGATGACAGTGGTAGGGAGCTGTTGATTTGTCGAGAAGAAAGGCAAGTTTTTTCATCTTATAGGTGCTTGAGTAGTTCTAAATCTTCATATAGTTTGACTTGACTTTTTCCTTCCGTTGTTGATAGGATGCGTGCAGATGACGTCATGGCGTTTGAGATCTTAGTGACCCAATGAATGCGGTCAGACAAAAAGACAGTTGTACAGTTCTTTCAGTTGACAGTTCTCCACCAGACTTTACTTTCAATAGACTTTGCAGGTTTAGATGATCTCTTATGCACAATTCCTACAGTACTTGGTTAGCGCAATAAAACACTTGATTCATAAAGCAGAAGACATACTGATGTTTCTCTAGTGAAGCAAGTTGAGTATCGTTTGATGTCGTTATAGAGCATCTGCATGTCGTCCTTTAGGATTTAGTGATCTCCTGGCTTTGACTTAATTCTGCACtcagcttcatcttcatctttggCTTGACCAACTTTCTTGATTGATTATGGACAGGCCGGAAGTAGTGACAATGTCAGTAATTAAATATCACATCTTGATTTATTTGCCTGTGAGATCTAGCCTTGGTGACATCCTTTTCCCACTGTGAGGTCTTCCTTGAATCATCAGGTTGTGCTAGGCTCTTCCTTTGACTTGTTCTTCCTGATCGAGCACTTGGAAGTTTCTGGAAGTATGACTTGGTACAGGCTTAGCTTCGAAGAAACTTCTTGAAACTTCCCCATTGATCTTTACTCCACACCTGTTAAGGTGTCAGTATTCGGAGACTTTGTTCAGATACCACTTGAAGTTGATCATAATAGCACAATAAAatggggtttgaattgtgcagCGAAAATATGTAAGCACGGAAGAAGATGATGCACACCAGCAaatttatcctggttcacccccaGAATGAtagggctacgtccagtccttggtagcaccaagatttcactatagCTCAAGTATCAAAGACTTCTCCATGCAAGTATTATTTGAACCCTGCCTCTTCAAGCAACTTGAGTATTCTTTGGACCCTGCCTCTTCAAGTCGTTGAGTTTTCTTTGgccactgcctctccaggcattgttGAGTATTCCTTTGCCCCTGCCTCACCAGGCACAAGTATTCGAatgacttctccttacaagtattattaGTACTCCTCCTTACTAAGTATTAGAAGGACTCCTCCTTTACAACAAGTATTATACATGACTTCTCCCAAAGGAATCTTTCTCAAGATTGCTTTCTTTTACTCTAAATCTCTTCTTCTAAGAGGGATAGTAGATCGATTAAGCCTATCAATTATAAAGTATTGTTTGTCAAATTTGAGTCTTGAGCATATACTTTATGTTCAGTTACATGATAGAGGTAGAAAGAATTTGACTCTAAAGAATATATACTCTTCATGTTGAAGCAGGCGATGATATAAGATTGTTCATTGAAGTGTATCATCAGGATCTCTCATGATGAGCTCTAAGAGCTTTTGGGCTTGATTGCTTGTGAGCTTGAAAGTTGAGTGGGCTTCGCCAACTTTTCAAAGTCTCCAGTTCTATCTTCTGATACAACAGTCTTCATATGATAGACGTTGGTTGCTTCAGACGTTCTCgttggagtttttttttgttgggattttttttaatttcactaAGATGAAGGAGTGAGAACCATCAACCCCAACATTTGtgagatgaagaagatgtagacaaaaatgaagaagaatatattttttttatttaatttttcagggtttgtgatggagaagatgatggaagaaggtGATGAAGATAATGAAGGttgttgggtttttttttataattattttttaagctAAAACTGTTAAATTTTTATCGGAATTGGATGGAAAATCAAAATTACAAATGACAGTATATGAGTAGGACGAAAAGTGAAATTCTTAAACTTTAGGAGCCAAAATTACGCAGAGGGTCTAAGAgaaagaccaaaagtgcaattaaatcTAATAGAACatcttcaaaaaaaatattagatgAGCCAAGCTAAGAATTAAAAGATAATATAAAGTACGTATAgtccttaaaaaaattaaaatcttggGGTCGTTACCCCTACAATCCCACTTAGATACGCCCTTGAACCTTACATTAGCGTATTAATGATTATTTGTATtcataattatattaaatactaATTATAAAACCTCTtgtacataaaaataaaattcagatattaaatatttatcaaaaaaattattgcATTAACGATAATACTAATTAAttagtaataaattttataacggtaattataaattttcatatattatattatatattaataaatttttataatgAAAATTATATCAACCAAAATTATTGCATTAAGGATAATACTAAAAATCAAAGTTTTAAATGACATAATATGGTATTtactttaaaattttatgtatttgtatattatttgaataataatttaaatacatAAAATAAGCATAAAATAATATAGCAAAGTTAATTCGAGAAAACATagtaaaatgaattaatcaactTAGGTTAAAAAACTATTTAGTGATATTTTgtgttttgaaatttaaaaattatcacAGGGATCAAATATGTTTTTGTTGCTTAGAATATATCCCTTTTTCTTAGTCTTGCAattgtttttgtgtttttcgTCCATCTAAAATTACCAATTTCGATTTTACAGTGACCCTAACGTTAAATTTTCCATACAACATTTACAGAAGTCCATGTGGACCTTTACTTTATTACATTTTGTTGGTTAATAATAAATTGAGGTGTAGAGATTATCGCGTGGATCGACTGAGAAACTAACTTAATGATTACCTAAACAAGCAATTACATGAGGAAAAGATAGTGTTCCCAATTCACCTGCAACTCCCATCATATGAAATGGGTTCAATATCCAATTACGAAACCCTTGGAAAAAACGAGCAATCAGAGATAAAACACGAACCCAAATTTTGTGAACAATCCAGGGTAGAATTTATGGATCTAATTGATTGtagatttttgaaaaaaaaaagactagaAAGAAGAAGAGGTATTTTCATAATGTCTGTAAGACACTCCAAAAATATCGTAGTGATTTCTATTAAGAGTCAGGGTACAAGGAGTCGGTTAATTTACGCTCGCTGTGGATGAGCCCACCGAGTTTTGGCCAAAGTTTGTTCCAAAGACAGATTTGAAAACAAGGTAGTTGAATATAGCTAAAGTGATGGTGAACTTTTACAATTTTCtctataagttttttttttgaaaggtaaAAGTATATAAATAGATTATCACAAAAAACCCCTAAGGACAGGACCCTCAGGGGGCGAAGATCACAATTTTCTCTATAAATTTTCTCTATAAGTTTATACAATTTTCTCTAAAAAATTTAAGGtccaaatttaaataaaaactttcccttcTAGTTTGTAGTGCTAGGGTTGCATCTGGTTCATCCACGGCGCTGTCGCCGCCTTTCTTGTGTGAAGGCGACGCCTCCCTTTGTTTCAGGGCAGAGTACTTGGCCTTTGAGAATTTGTACTGGGTTGAAATCAAATAACATAGCAAGTTTCCTTTGGATTTTTTATCGTTCCCCTTCTCTCCACCACCTTGCAATTTTGTTGTTGTCTACTCTACACTAAGCCATCCACCGCTATGTCGCCGTTATGCCTCTTCCTTTGCTTCGATCTACTTATCTCATTTGTCTATCTCTCGCACTCGACCCAAGTATGAGGCTCTTGCGTTTGATGGAGATTTGAGTTTGTTTCTGGGTAGGGGAAGGGTTTGGTGTGGAGGAAGGGCATGATTAGGAGGTCCAGGTTGAGTGGCAGCTCTATTTTTTGTCCTTATTTTCTACATTTTCAGGGGTGGTATTGGTTGGTCCAATGGCGTTTCCTACTAGCATGAGTCTTTGCAGTCGGAGGAGGTTCTTCGTTGGGTGTTTAATCTTAGGTTTGGCCCGGTTGGGGGTTTGCTATATAGGGTTTAGTTTAGGTTAAGGTTTTCTCGCTTGGTTGAACTTGTGCTGCCTCTCATTTATTGAGTTGCGGTTGATGAATTCCTGTTTGGTTGAGCCTGTGCTGCTTCTTGATTTCGTGGGGTGACCTTCTAGTGGTAGTTGGATCGCATATAGATAGGTGACAACTTTTGAAGGGTTGATTTGTGGTTGTTCTCATTTTGTTGGGATGTGGTTGGCTACGGGTTTTGACTCTCATTCTCAGGATGACTTGTAATATGGTGGCTGTCTTTGAGGATGGTGTCTCTGAGCATCACGTTCTGGATCAGTAGCAGGGTGAGTGTTGGAGACATTGAAGTTTAAGATAGTGATGCTACTTCAGAGCGACGCTCTTATCACTGTGTTGGTGTTTTGATGTTGTTCTTGCGGGTTTTCTTTGCTAGAAAGTGTATCTGTTTGTTGTTAGCTTTGGTGCGGAATGATAGGATCCTTTTTGTATGAAATTGTTGCTTCCCTTTGTTACCAAATGGAggctttctcctagtggtttggtTTGCTGGTGCTCATTTTTGGGGGGTTTCTTATTCTAAGGTTTGTTTGTTTGGCTTTAAGCATGTGTTCATGCTGGCAGGGTTTTCGATGGTTGGGTTCTTGCTCAGTGTTTCATGGGTCTTTTCGGGGCTTTGTAGTTCTTTTAGCATTTTATCATTTGTGGTTGTTGTTTGTGTCCGACCTACGTTGTAGATTGTGATTTATTGGGActttgaactttataatcttttcCAAGATTGTgctttataaatatatttcattttcctTTCGGAAAAAAGATAAAGTAATGATGAAAAGAGAATAACAAACAATTGAAATGGCTAAATAGTAAAGCATAAACTCAAAGTGAAGactgaaataataaaaaaagattTGAAAAGGTAAaggaaataaaaagagaaatgtCGTAAATCTGTATGTTTGATTGGTGATTTTTATTGTCTCTCATACAAATAAGCCTCTCCCTATTTTTAGGGAAAATTAGGCTAACTACAATCGTTGTTCAAGCATCTACTCACTAACCCATGTCCTTAGAAGATTCCTCTGTTTTTTATAGCAAATTCTAAAAGAAcagaaaaagaagcaaaaaaCACCGCTTACTCCCTAAGTAAAGTCGTCCCTAGGCTATCAACAAGCAAGACATAAGTCATGTCCGCCAGAGACTCCTTCCACACCACCAAGGGCGACGGTGAACCAACACCCAACTTTTCCAGGAAATCCATTGTTGCTTTCCCTTCACGAAGCAAGTGATGGCAAGCCACATCCCAACCCCAATGCAACAACCACTTAACTCGATTAACAGTAGACGCATAACTATGGAAAGCAAGACGAGTGTTTGAAAAAAGCCCCATAGCCAGAGTCGAGTATGAGAATAGATCCACCCACCGCCATGCTGCCAACTGATTTCCATACCATGACAAATTGCTAACAGCTCCGCACGGAGACACTCAGAAACCCCAATATGACCAGCATACCCAATCAATCAAGTTCCACCACTTGAACGCACAACACCCCCAAAGCCTAAAGGACCATGATTCCTaagagagctaccatcagtatTCAACCCAACGAATCTGTCTCGAGGTGGCTTCCATTGCACTCGCTGTACAACTGAACGCAGTCGTTTGATCTTCCTTGTATCAGCTAGCTCCTTGTAACAATTGCTCCTATTTTAAAAGAGATAATCAATATCCAATATTCCACGTGACTAAAACctacattcttttttttggttacaaatgaGAGGCTAGGCCTCAAAGAAACAAGAAACTAAAGGCTAGGAGGCCCAACCGGAGCGGGAGAGGAAAGCTCAAAATCCCGCTTGAGTAGAGAATGACACTCGCCAAAAGGAGAATCAAACGTGTGCGTTCCATACGGTAGAGATAAACCCACCTTGGCCAGATAATCAGCCAGGCAATTAGAGTCCCTAGGGGCATAACAAATGGCAGTGGATCCATGCTTTGAGATCAGGTGGAGGATGTCTTGAGCAATCAGCCCATACTGGTGAGAAGATGTATCCTGACCTTGTAGTAGATTCACCACGTCTTGGGAGTCACTCTCGATTATCACTTGATGAAGATCCCAGTTAATAACAAGTTCCATGGCCATCTACACAACAAGCAGCTCAACGAGGAAAGTATTCGATATGATCATGTCACCAAGATTCCGACTAAACCCCATTATCCAACCTCTGGTTGAGTTTCTGATTGCTCCGCCACAACTAGCATTCTGAGTTAGAGAGAAGGCACCGTCAACGTTCAGCTTAAGCCATCCATCAGGAGGTCTAACCCAATGCTGCAGAGAAGACCTCGAGCTCGTCCCAGTACTTAAAATTCCACCTTGCCCTGGTAGAAAATCAAGCAGCGGACCTAGTGTCGCTTCAGATGCGGTTTCCTCAATGCCCAGCGATCGCACAAAACTCCAAATGCGAGATGGGCTATGGGTGGCACCATTGAACACCATGTCGTTCCTCAACCTCCATATGGCAGAGATAGCTGATGAGAAGAAACCTTGCCAGTCCATCCTGAGTTaatgttggtcaatctgcaagtgtacagaatctacccggttttaatttatcgaaccacagggaattggaatgcgaATTCGGTTTAAGAATGAATCAAGTTCCaggttggaaagcaaataaaatttagttttaAGGATTGATTGTTGAGTTGATTAATTATAAAgctaacaaagataagtgtgtgaagatcaatggtgagaatgccttgggttcttgcttaactaattcagttttagtcaacctattctatccacaaaactctgagtctctccttgatgctctagcctaattaatcatctatcgatgcctcgcatagacaatcctctcaagccaaaagataggcacaattccttgacaacctaaacatttgctaaaggcactaagcatgcaattcaggccaacaaaccccaacccttcctctagtcctagtagcaagcaaagaaggggtaatcccacaacaagtccctaatctataacaaacttccgttatgattatagaaaagcataaagctagcacgtGTTCAAGCTTAAAAGATGAAGCAAAgatatgagattcaagggtttactcagaaaattcatgaatagaaataggaattaagattaaaacatcataagtcttacaaagaacccaaagcaaaaggggtttagccaagcatggctatagaacCCATTCATGAAAgaaaggataaaacctggaacatggacttggagaaagcttctcctcaagctccagagcctaaccttacttctaacttatttaggaatgtatagaaatgacaaaagttacaaaagaaatgacaaaaagcctatttataggcaaacaagtcgagtctgggcgctcagacGTCAATTAAGcatgcctgagcgccaattcagagtgaaaaaagtagcttctggaggtaattggcgctcaacaggagcgctcaggcgccaattcctctCTAGCATGATGTAAACATCTaaccaattggcgctcaggcgctctacacgagcgcctgagcgctctcttcatgctagaaagcctcttgaccttcttcttaactcccctttaagcctcccttcaattttccaagccttttgaccttctttcttcatcatttttcaGACCTAGATGgttgggaacaaagcaaggaaaatatctaggatttccaagagtttaaaagatcctcaattcaagtagaaaagatatgcaagtcctaaacttacttaaaatgcaagaaaggtccctataaaactacaaaattaccaaaacaaagtaaaaacacaaataaagataaaaatgcatgagaatgcatgaaacactacatgagactcaacaaaaagactcaaaactaacaaataaatgaccctaaaaacactactaaactagggtcatcagttAACCATGAACTTATCAGAAATATTCCCCGCCAACCAATGATTCCAATCCGAAGAGAAGAAGGAAGGGTCACCCTCTCCAGCCAAAGCTGCACTCCAAAAGGGCCGGACCGCACTGCACTCCCTAAAGAGATGTAAATAATCCTCTGCAGACGTCTGGCACAGTGGGCACACATCTGAGGAACACATGTGACGACGAAGCCGGACTGCGTTTGTTTGGACTCCATTATTAAGTAACTTCCACATAAAAATTCTCACACGTTGTGGGACATTTAACTTCCAAACCATCCTCCATATGTTCCCCAATAAGTCATTTCTTGGCTAGCTGTTGGTCTTGTGTCTATAGGTTTTTGGGTTTGCTTTGGGGTCGTAGGTGGGTTTGCCTtggtttctttcttctttgtgGGGTGGCCTATGAATGATTCTGGGTTAGCTTTTTGGTGTACTAACCCTCACTTCCCCTTTGTACTTCTTTTGGCTTGGCTTGCCAAATAttgattaataaataattccttttgctgtcaaaaaaaatgTTCTCATCTTGTCTGTTAATTGCTAAAACCTACATTCTgattatatttttgaaaatatcttTCCTTTCAAACTTAAGTTGATGTATTTGTCTATAAATCTCGTCTAGATACCTGATGCTTTCTTAAATGGCTAATTTACACTTTTCAAGCCAACTACTAGCTAGTTTCTAAGTATTGTAATGatgttttatatttaaaaattaactcaaggaaatataataaaataattaatcaacTCATTGAAAAATTGGCttttatggaaaaaaattgactctttgaaaattatttaatgttgaTTAATCTTTTGAAATTTATAATATCAGAactttaaatgattttttttaaaagcaacTCTTTGAAAATTATGGTcaagaaatgaaaaatatttatattttctagtATAACTTATTGTAAATAAATTTCTGTATGTAACCTACGGACATagtaataatatttataaaaggTTCAATGTTGATTCCCAGACTATTTATGGTGTTCAGACACTCAGTTTGTAGCAGTTTTTGTTTTCcggaatgaaaaaataaaaagtttataGCATTTTTAGACTGTCACAAAATTTAATTAAACGCGTTTTGCAGCAGTTTTTTTAAACACTCATTTTCTACATGCGTGTGAGCTACAAATCATTTTTGATTTTCAAATGTATACCCACAACGGAGGGTAACGAGACTAATCCTCAAAACTCAAAAAGCACCTTAAATGGTAAACTGATATGCATATGTCAGCCACAAATCATTTTTTATTGCAATTAAATGTATACCTACCTACAAATATGATTATCTTCTTCCATACGGTTGGCTCAGTGCCCAAAATGTCCAAAACGCTACTCCGGTGCATTTATGATATTGACATTTTAGTGGTGTTTCTTCCTTTTTTGCAATGTGCATGAATTTGAATTAGGCTCAGAAAATGGGATAGAATCAAAACTCCAAAATTAAATGCCTGATACTGTCTTTATGTGCGTGACATATTCCTCACTCTGTCACATTTTCCTTATATATATTACTCTACCGTGAATTCAATCAGCATATATTATCACACTATTGTCCTTTATCTCTTCCTCACGTTCTTGTGAATTTGAATTTTCCTATAGTGAATTTGTGAGCAGTGACCATGGCTTCAAGGCTTGAGATTGAAGGAAGTGAGAATGAgcatggagaagaagaagaagaagagtgccCGGTGAAACAAGTGGAACTCACTGTGCCAAAaactgatgaccctagtttGGACATTCTCACGTTCAGAATGTGGGTTCTAGGCATTCTTTCTTGCGTGTTACTCTCCTTTGTGAACCAGTTCTTTTGGTACAGAACTGAGCCTTTGACAGTGACATCAATTTCTGCCCAGATTGCTGTGGTTCCCATAGGCCATTTCATGGCGAGAACGTTGCCGACTCGCGTGTTCTTCAAGGGAAGGCGCTTTGAGTTCTCGCTCAATAGAGGGCCATTCAATATCAAGGAGCATGTTCTCATCACCATCTTTGCAAATTCTGGTGCTGGAACTGTCTATTCTACGCATATTTTGACTGCAGTGAAGCTCATATATAGAAGAAAACTGGATTTCCTTCCAGCCATATTGCTCATGTTCACCACTCAGGTTCTATTCTATTCTATCCATTTTCTCATTTCTGGGTAGCTTAAAAGTTACTTTACTTGTGCTTTAAGAATCTTCATATTCTTAACTGTTGAATGTTATGGGACTAATGAGTGCGTGTTTGGAAATCGTTTTTCAATTGATTCTAAcgtcagaatcaattttgaggaGAATTTTATGTGGGTAGCTTTCGAATTTCAGAGTGGATTCTAGCTCTAGGGAAAgaaaagttgatccaaacatgctatgaaTAGTGAAATTGGTGGAGAAAGTCACACAATCTTGTTAAATGGTGACAACTTGTCAACATAAGCGTTAAATGATTTTTCAATTACAAGTCATCTTATGAAGAATTTTATCACTACATTACTTTTGTAGATTTTAAGGGAGTACCTACCACTCAGAAAAACCTAGAGAGAAATGATTCTTGATATTTTCACTagataaaaaaagttgaaattttaACCTGCATTCAATCCTGCCCCCAACAAATCTGCTAATTCATCTTTGACCCTGGGATTATTTGGTAAGGGTTGATTTCGGATActtgaataattttttatttattctgaCATTTGAAACTATGTTATGTGGAAATTATTGTCACAATCAGCTAATTCTTTCACCTAACTCATATGAAAGGTATGATGCAGAATATTGTCTCATGCTATGTATTCAATTTTAGGTTCTGGGATTTGGTTGGGCAGGACTGTTCAGGAAATATCTGGTTGAGCCAGGGGAGATGTGGTGGCCTAATAATCTAGTGCAGGTCTCATTATTcaggtaagtttttttttttcaaccaaTGTGTTATTCAATCATCAGCTACTTCTTAAAGAATGCAACTAtgctaatagcatgtttggatcagcttctttgttcttaaaatcaattctcacacccagaagctactcacacaAGCTTCTCTCCATAGTTAATTTTGACAGAAGATTCAGTGCTAGAAGAGTTTCCAAACACGCAATAAGCGAGTTTATTGTAATGCAGGGCTCTACATGAGAAAGACAAGAGATCAAAAGGAGGCACAACTCGTACTCAATTTTTTCTCCTTGTTTTGATCTCTTCCTTGGCATACTATGTGTTTCCCGGTTACATGTTTAAAATGCTGACATCTTTCTCTTGGGTATGTTGGCTTGCTCCCAAGTCTATCCTAGTCCAACAACTTGGTTCTGGCATGCGGGGTCTTGGCATTGCTGCACTGGGATTTGATTGGTCTACAATTTCTTCTTACCTTGGTAGTCCACTAGCTAGTCCATGGTTTGCCACTGCCAACATTGCTGTTGGATTTGTTTTTGTCATGTATGTGATGACACCAATTACTTACTGGTCAAATGCCTATGGTGCCAAGAAGTTTCCAATATTTTCAAGTGGCCTTTTTATGGGAAATGGCTCGGAATATGAAATTTTGTCTATTGTGAACTCCAATTTCCATCTTGATCGTGAGGCTTATTCAAAGAACGGGCCTTTACATCTCAGTACATTCTTTGCAATGACTTATGGCCTTGGATTCGCGGCGCTTTCTGCTACGGTAGTGCATGTTCTGCTCTTTCATGGAAGGTAGCCACCCTgtgcttcattttattttatcatcAATATGCCATGTTTAAGGATTTTACATATTATGAACATCccccaattttaaaatttatttatgcaGCTCTTGAATAGACCTCTCCTGAACTTATATATCAAAGAGCTTCAATTTATACATTCATTTCTAGTAGAAATTTCTGAATTTAAATTAACTTACAAGACATAGATATAGATTAGCGCATATTATAATTCAATAGTGTAGTGATGTTATGAGTAATTGCATTCCAGGTATGATTCTCTAAACTTGATTTCCATATACTGATGTTATCAGTTACTATGGTGAGTTATGCTTGTATGATGTTTGGATCAAATTGGCATGCTTTCACATCCTAGAACTACAAGAGTTTTTCTTATATTCCAATCTAGTATGATCACAGATTTCTTCTGTTTGAATAAAGTCAAGATGTTCTTGTTAGGACATAATATGAAAGTCTGCAACAGTCCTCAACatattccaatttattttttggaCAACTGTGTGATGTCTTGCAAAACTTTAATTTCATTTGCAATTACCATATTTTTTCAGGGAAATATGGATGCAGAGTAAAAGGGCCTTTGAAGATAGTAAAAAAATTGACATACACACAAGACTTATGAGGAGGTACAAATCAGTCCCCCAGTGGTGGTTTCACATCATTCTAGTGGCGAACATAGCTCTGATTATTTTTATCTGTCAGTACTACAACGAATCACTTCAATTACCTTGGTGGGGTGTGTTGCTAGCTTGTGCAATTGCCATTTCCTTCACTCTACCAATCGGTATTATATCAGCCACTACAAATCAGGTACCTTGACATTATATTAACATGTTTGGATTCGCATTCAAATCTTTTAGAATCACTTCTCCTCCCATAAAAGTCATTTGGAGTAGCTTCTCCCAGAATCAAATCTCCCGTGTATCCTAACAATCACTTACGTAATGAGCTTGCTATTTCTATAATGGAGCTAAGGAGAACTGTCTAAGACTTTGTCACTTTCTTCTTAACAGCAACCAGGTTTGAACATTATAACAGAATATATCATTGGCTACATGTATCCGGAGTTCCCTGTGGCTAACATGTGCTTTAAGGTGTATGGTTACATTAGCATGGCTCAAGCACTAACGTTTTTGTCAGACTTCAAACTCGGTCACTACATGAAGATTCCACCAAGAACAATGTTCTTGGCACAGGTCAGTTATGATTCATTTTATTCCTCTCTCATTTCAAATTTGAGCCATAAGGGTCCTAAAATTATGATTAGTGGACACCAGCACGAACATACATTAGTTTTCAGAGGTGTCACAATGCGCTGGTGTCCATGAATCATTAATCAAAACCTAAAGCTGAAT
This is a stretch of genomic DNA from Lotus japonicus ecotype B-129 chromosome 1, LjGifu_v1.2. It encodes these proteins:
- the LOC130745054 gene encoding oligopeptide transporter 6-like, which encodes MASRLEIEGSENEHGEEEEEECPVKQVELTVPKTDDPSLDILTFRMWVLGILSCVLLSFVNQFFWYRTEPLTVTSISAQIAVVPIGHFMARTLPTRVFFKGRRFEFSLNRGPFNIKEHVLITIFANSGAGTVYSTHILTAVKLIYRRKLDFLPAILLMFTTQVLGFGWAGLFRKYLVEPGEMWWPNNLVQVSLFRALHEKDKRSKGGTTRTQFFLLVLISSLAYYVFPGYMFKMLTSFSWVCWLAPKSILVQQLGSGMRGLGIAALGFDWSTISSYLGSPLASPWFATANIAVGFVFVMYVMTPITYWSNAYGAKKFPIFSSGLFMGNGSEYEILSIVNSNFHLDREAYSKNGPLHLSTFFAMTYGLGFAALSATVVHVLLFHGREIWMQSKRAFEDSKKIDIHTRLMRRYKSVPQWWFHIILVANIALIIFICQYYNESLQLPWWGVLLACAIAISFTLPIGIISATTNQQPGLNIITEYIIGYMYPEFPVANMCFKVYGYISMAQALTFLSDFKLGHYMKIPPRTMFLAQVVGTIISVIVYTLTAWWLMGTIPNLCDISKLPDDSPWRCPMDNVFYDASVIWGLLGPRRIFGDLGEYAKVNLFFLGGAIAPLLVWLAHKAFPGQKWIRLIHMPIMLGATSMMPPATAVNYTSWLLVAFLSGYVVFRYKQEWWKRYNYVMSGGLDAGTAFMTILLFLTLNGISIDWWGNGNVDGCPLARCPTAKGIAIESCPLQ